One region of Fervidobacterium sp. genomic DNA includes:
- a CDS encoding nucleoside kinase, with protein MENLKIYVENSEYEIPYGSTLEDLAKEYSVKSGKVVIGAKIENKIIELFRPITRSGEVSFIYLEHQDGMRIYQRGLFFILHAAARRIFKSYTLKILHTIGHGFYCEIRDDGKPVNLTQEDIEKIEDEMRKWVEKDYRFKKSELPKSEAMDLFASAGMADKVKLLKYRKKKTVKVYEADGHFDYFYGYMPPSTGYLKWFKLVKYDQGFVLLLPIVKGKEISVPEFKPFPKLSSVFLEYSRWLEIMDIDNVGDLNEIIAKGERAVTDLIILAEALHEKKIAMISEEIKNKKNVRLVLIAGPSSSGKTTFSKRLMVQLRASGLKPITISLDDYFVDREKTPRDEEGKYDFEALEAIDIELFNKNLLDLFDGKEVELPKFNFVLGKRESSGEKLKIDKDQIIIVEGIHGLNPKLTELVPEELKFKIYASALTQLNLDNVNRLHTTDVRLLRRMVRDSKFRGHDALATLRMWGSVRRGEEKNIFPYQENADVMFNSALVYEVSVLKIFAEPLLTVVPDNEIESIEANRLLKILDYFLPITNIEDIPRTSIIREFIGRSAFRY; from the coding sequence GTGGAAAATCTAAAAATATACGTGGAAAACTCAGAATACGAGATCCCTTACGGTTCAACTCTTGAGGATCTGGCAAAAGAATACAGCGTCAAGTCTGGAAAGGTTGTAATCGGAGCAAAGATAGAAAATAAAATAATAGAACTTTTTAGACCTATAACAAGATCAGGAGAGGTTTCCTTCATATATCTTGAACATCAAGATGGCATGAGAATTTACCAAAGAGGTTTGTTTTTCATACTACATGCGGCAGCAAGAAGAATCTTTAAATCATATACACTCAAAATATTACATACGATAGGACACGGCTTTTACTGCGAAATAAGAGATGACGGAAAGCCTGTGAATTTGACACAAGAGGATATCGAAAAGATTGAGGATGAAATGAGGAAGTGGGTGGAAAAAGATTATAGATTTAAAAAAAGTGAACTTCCAAAAAGTGAAGCGATGGATTTATTTGCTTCCGCAGGAATGGCAGACAAGGTCAAATTGCTAAAATATAGAAAGAAAAAGACTGTGAAAGTTTACGAAGCAGACGGGCATTTCGATTATTTTTACGGATACATGCCTCCTTCCACTGGATATTTGAAATGGTTCAAATTGGTAAAATACGATCAAGGATTTGTTTTGTTACTCCCGATTGTAAAAGGAAAAGAAATATCTGTCCCAGAGTTTAAGCCATTTCCAAAATTATCCTCTGTTTTTCTCGAATATTCTCGGTGGCTCGAAATAATGGATATCGACAATGTTGGAGATTTGAATGAGATAATAGCAAAAGGAGAAAGGGCAGTAACAGATTTAATTATACTTGCAGAAGCATTACATGAAAAAAAGATAGCCATGATATCTGAAGAGATAAAAAACAAAAAAAACGTAAGACTTGTTTTGATAGCAGGACCATCTTCGAGTGGAAAGACCACGTTTTCGAAACGTCTAATGGTTCAGCTCAGAGCCAGTGGATTAAAGCCAATAACGATATCACTCGATGACTATTTTGTCGATAGAGAAAAGACCCCAAGGGATGAAGAAGGTAAATATGATTTTGAAGCGCTTGAGGCGATTGATATTGAATTGTTCAATAAAAATCTATTAGATCTATTCGATGGAAAGGAAGTGGAGTTACCAAAGTTTAATTTTGTGCTTGGTAAACGTGAAAGCTCTGGGGAAAAATTAAAAATCGATAAGGACCAGATTATCATTGTTGAAGGAATCCATGGATTGAATCCAAAATTGACTGAACTAGTACCTGAAGAGTTGAAATTTAAAATATACGCAAGTGCTCTAACACAGTTAAACTTGGATAATGTCAACAGACTACACACAACGGATGTGAGGTTGTTAAGAAGAATGGTGAGAGACAGCAAATTTAGAGGACATGACGCACTTGCAACACTTCGAATGTGGGGTAGTGTAAGAAGAGGAGAAGAAAAGAACATATTCCCATACCAAGAAAATGCCGACGTAATGTTCAACAGTGCACTTGTGTATGAAGTTTCTGTTTTAAAAATCTTTGCAGAACCATTGTTGACAGTTGTTCCAGACAATGAGATTGAATCAATTGAAGCAAACAGATTACTGAAGATATTAGATTATTTCTTGCCAATAACAAACATAGAAGATATTCCAAGAACGTCTATAATAAGGGAATTCATAGGAAGAAGTGCGTTTAGATATTGA
- a CDS encoding cob(I)yrinic acid a,c-diamide adenosyltransferase, with amino-acid sequence MSITTKTGDSGETSLANGQRVRKDCTRVQSYGTVDELNSFLGLAKHYLPDYERELVESIQRDLFRLAAELAKGEKYVKVISEEDVERLTSFIHQYESKIQLDSFVIPGETIASAHLDVCRTIARRAERLVVSLSSEDNVRQENIKYLNRVSDLLYIMARFLEGSHIKKVRGSEL; translated from the coding sequence ATGTCTATCACAACAAAAACGGGTGACAGTGGAGAAACGAGTTTAGCTAACGGGCAGCGTGTTAGGAAAGATTGCACCAGGGTACAATCGTACGGGACAGTGGATGAGCTAAATTCTTTCCTTGGACTTGCTAAACATTATCTGCCAGATTACGAAAGGGAACTTGTAGAATCAATACAAAGAGATTTATTCAGATTGGCGGCAGAATTGGCTAAGGGTGAAAAATATGTGAAGGTCATCTCCGAAGAAGATGTTGAAAGACTAACAAGTTTTATCCACCAATATGAGTCGAAAATACAACTTGATTCATTCGTTATTCCAGGCGAGACTATAGCAAGTGCTCATCTCGATGTTTGCAGAACGATCGCACGACGTGCAGAAAGATTGGTAGTTTCACTTTCAAGTGAAGATAATGTCAGACAAGAGAATATAAAGTATCTTAATAGGGTCTCTGATTTGCTTTACATCATGGCAAGATTTCTTGAAGGTAGCCATATAAAAAAGGTAAGGGGAAGTGAGTTATGA
- a CDS encoding DUF4911 domain-containing protein — protein MKSGEELCFPLEYDILVKIKKEDVHILNYLLEAEDHVMNIRSFEGEFLKVISPKDMVIDAIRLLESAKTIVELEIVEMKPNTGSAD, from the coding sequence ATGAAGAGCGGTGAAGAACTTTGTTTTCCTCTTGAATATGACATACTTGTAAAGATTAAAAAAGAGGATGTGCATATTTTAAACTATTTACTTGAAGCCGAGGATCATGTGATGAACATAAGAAGCTTTGAAGGAGAATTTTTGAAGGTTATATCCCCAAAGGACATGGTCATAGATGCCATAAGATTACTCGAAAGTGCTAAGACAATTGTAGAACTCGAAATTGTAGAAATGAAACCAAATACAGGTAGTGCTGATTAA
- a CDS encoding GNAT family N-acetyltransferase: MENIKVFNGYTIRKVEQEDLEKVYTMRKQVASESDTILSSEEEITLDGIKNWINNWKDNPKRLFLVVECKGEIVGQLWVWFLDNKIKTSHVAEFGLEVLRQHRGKGLGTELCKIAVEWAEKTKAVRLQAETLERNIPMRKILEKLSFKIEGRMEAYFKGTDQYEDVLIYAKLFHV; this comes from the coding sequence GTGGAAAACATCAAGGTTTTTAACGGATACACAATAAGAAAAGTTGAACAGGAAGATTTAGAAAAAGTTTATACCATGAGAAAACAAGTTGCTTCTGAGAGTGACACCATTTTGTCGTCTGAAGAGGAGATAACCTTAGATGGGATTAAGAATTGGATAAACAATTGGAAAGACAATCCAAAAAGATTGTTTCTTGTAGTTGAATGTAAAGGTGAGATTGTAGGACAACTTTGGGTTTGGTTTTTGGATAACAAAATCAAGACATCACATGTTGCTGAATTCGGTTTGGAAGTTCTCAGACAACACCGCGGAAAAGGACTGGGTACTGAGTTATGTAAGATTGCCGTTGAGTGGGCTGAGAAAACTAAAGCAGTAAGATTGCAGGCTGAAACGTTGGAAAGAAACATTCCAATGAGAAAAATACTTGAAAAATTATCTTTTAAAATTGAAGGAAGAATGGAAGCATATTTTAAAGGAACTGATCAATACGAAGACGTGCTTATATATGCTAAGCTGTTCCACGTTTGA
- the hutH gene encoding histidine ammonia-lyase, with amino-acid sequence MIVIDGWHLTLDDVHKVSREFDQVCLSDEAYKVMLKSRKAIQRLLDEGKPVYGVNTGFGALASVRISKEKLRELQRNIVLSHSAGIGDYLDEDIVRAMLLIRANALAKGYSGVRPTVVEKLLELLNKRITPLVPEKGSVGASGDLAPLSHIAMSIIGCGKVIVNGKILDITQTDYEPIELEEKEGLSLINGTQFMAAYLSLIVRDLERLMKIAALVAALSVDVLLGSPSAFDERIQLARAHPGQITIAQWLREYLEGSKLRESHRNCAKVQDAYTLRTIPQVYGAVYDTIQWVKEIVLREINAATDNPLVFGDEVISGGNFHGEPLALCADYLAIALTSMGNMIERRIDRLVNPKVNEGLPPFLAGGEEGLNSGYMIWQYTAAALCNENKILSHPASADSIPTSAYQEDHVSMGANAVRKLKAIYNNLVSLISIEAMLGCVALDSRRPMKSSVYIEEFCDKIKIKLEKDQYFGENFEFVKNLILREVYS; translated from the coding sequence ATGATAGTAATTGATGGTTGGCATTTGACTTTGGATGATGTTCATAAAGTTAGTAGAGAGTTTGATCAAGTATGTCTGTCAGACGAAGCCTATAAAGTTATGCTTAAAAGTAGAAAAGCTATACAACGACTACTTGATGAAGGTAAACCAGTGTACGGTGTGAATACAGGTTTCGGTGCCCTGGCAAGTGTCAGAATATCTAAGGAAAAACTGCGTGAACTACAAAGGAACATAGTACTGTCACATTCAGCAGGAATTGGTGATTATCTTGATGAAGACATAGTAAGAGCAATGCTTCTTATTCGTGCAAATGCTCTTGCAAAAGGATACAGTGGCGTGAGACCAACGGTTGTGGAAAAACTTTTAGAGTTGTTGAATAAAAGAATAACACCGTTAGTTCCGGAAAAGGGTTCAGTTGGTGCGAGTGGTGACTTGGCACCACTTTCCCACATAGCCATGAGCATAATTGGATGTGGAAAAGTAATTGTCAATGGAAAAATATTGGACATAACTCAGACAGACTACGAACCAATTGAGTTAGAAGAAAAAGAGGGTTTGAGCCTAATTAACGGTACGCAGTTTATGGCTGCGTATTTATCTTTGATTGTAAGGGACCTGGAAAGACTTATGAAAATTGCTGCACTTGTAGCCGCTTTATCAGTAGACGTACTACTTGGTAGTCCATCTGCTTTTGACGAGCGCATTCAGTTAGCAAGGGCACACCCTGGACAGATAACTATAGCACAGTGGTTGAGAGAATATTTGGAAGGTAGCAAATTAAGAGAGAGTCATAGAAATTGTGCCAAAGTTCAAGATGCGTACACGTTAAGGACAATACCACAAGTTTATGGTGCCGTTTACGATACAATTCAGTGGGTAAAAGAAATCGTTTTGCGAGAAATAAACGCGGCAACGGATAATCCACTCGTATTTGGTGACGAAGTTATAAGTGGTGGGAATTTCCATGGTGAACCATTGGCACTTTGCGCTGATTATCTGGCTATTGCACTCACCTCTATGGGGAATATGATCGAAAGAAGAATTGACAGGCTTGTAAACCCAAAAGTAAACGAAGGGCTGCCTCCGTTCTTGGCTGGTGGTGAGGAAGGACTCAACAGCGGATACATGATTTGGCAATATACCGCCGCTGCTTTATGCAACGAAAACAAGATACTCTCGCATCCTGCCAGCGCAGACAGCATACCAACATCTGCATACCAAGAAGATCACGTAAGCATGGGAGCAAATGCGGTTAGGAAATTAAAGGCCATATACAACAACTTAGTCAGCTTAATATCGATAGAAGCCATGCTTGGCTGTGTAGCTTTAGATTCCAGACGCCCTATGAAAAGTTCGGTTTACATAGAGGAATTTTGTGATAAAATAAAGATAAAATTGGAAAAAGACCAGTACTTTGGTGAAAACTTTGAATTTGTAAAAAATTTGATACTCAGGGAGGTGTATTCATGA
- a CDS encoding metal-dependent transcriptional regulator, with the protein MEKYANIGSTERKYLLAVYLTLNEMGWTRLKRISSFLNVKMPSAKQFLEKLVEMNLIYYEHRGGISLTQEGKKLAIIENTRFNAVKTFFCEILQLDEKESNEAAWNVYFNLNDKVVNKFSEFARFLVEDEGKKIVEEFRTFLSQPRKKTAPCPISSAYEIIEKEDSTGESNEER; encoded by the coding sequence ATGGAAAAATATGCAAACATAGGTTCGACTGAAAGAAAGTACTTACTTGCTGTTTATTTGACTCTAAACGAAATGGGTTGGACAAGGCTAAAAAGAATATCAAGTTTTTTAAATGTGAAAATGCCATCTGCAAAACAATTTCTCGAAAAACTTGTAGAAATGAATTTGATATACTATGAACACAGAGGTGGTATCTCACTTACTCAGGAAGGCAAAAAGCTGGCAATTATTGAAAATACACGGTTCAACGCCGTCAAAACGTTCTTTTGTGAGATATTACAACTCGATGAAAAAGAATCCAACGAAGCAGCTTGGAATGTTTATTTCAATTTGAACGATAAGGTTGTTAACAAATTCTCGGAATTTGCTCGTTTCCTTGTTGAGGACGAAGGTAAGAAAATTGTTGAAGAGTTCAGAACTTTTCTTTCTCAACCACGTAAAAAAACAGCTCCCTGCCCTATAAGTAGTGCGTACGAAATAATAGAAAAGGAGGATTCAACAGGTGAATCAAATGAAGAGCGGTGA
- a CDS encoding Rne/Rng family ribonuclease, with protein sequence MVLILKKEDRTQAALLENNLLAEIFIPDYDDEDTVAGSIYVGKIEKFVNALEAAFVKIANDQNAFLRLKDIKSEYLKFFGFEKLQEGQKILVQIKKEGGLTKGPQVTTNIGIPGRYIVYMPFSKNIGISRRIIDEEDRKRLKQIGEILKEKYNAGFIMRTSAAECNEERIYEEVEELKKKWMIVVETFKRSRKPKLIYKETDNDEFMVREFLKKEVSDVITNSSSIKELVRNYRRDVNVKVVESDPFEDYNIYAQLKSSLRRVHQLPSGGEIVIDRTEALTIIDVNSGHCTNTENHEELSKKINAEAAKEICRLLRLRNIGGIIIIDFIDMEDDQSKDEIIRVLKDETLKDRNKIEIYGFTRLGLLEMTRKRTSKSLDERLNSLCPVCNGTGYVVNPKIVLEKLLKEINKKPKEAKEVIIKLHPSFKQIVDKELIKKVMKVTVHLHFTHTEPDSYELIWKV encoded by the coding sequence ATGGTGTTAATATTAAAAAAAGAAGATAGAACACAAGCAGCGTTGCTAGAAAACAATTTGTTGGCGGAGATATTTATTCCTGACTATGATGATGAAGATACAGTTGCAGGTAGCATCTACGTAGGAAAGATAGAAAAATTTGTGAACGCACTCGAGGCTGCTTTTGTAAAAATTGCCAACGATCAAAATGCCTTTTTGAGATTGAAAGATATAAAGAGTGAATATCTTAAGTTTTTCGGATTTGAAAAATTGCAAGAAGGACAAAAAATATTAGTACAAATAAAAAAAGAAGGCGGGCTTACTAAAGGACCCCAAGTAACAACAAATATAGGAATACCAGGACGATACATAGTGTACATGCCATTTTCAAAAAACATTGGGATTTCAAGAAGAATCATCGATGAAGAAGACAGAAAAAGATTAAAACAAATAGGAGAAATATTAAAAGAAAAGTACAATGCTGGATTTATCATGAGAACATCTGCTGCCGAATGTAATGAGGAAAGAATATACGAAGAAGTTGAAGAATTAAAAAAGAAATGGATGATTGTAGTTGAAACATTTAAGCGTTCCCGTAAACCAAAACTGATTTATAAGGAAACAGATAATGACGAGTTTATGGTAAGGGAATTTCTAAAAAAGGAAGTTTCGGATGTTATAACCAACTCTTCGAGCATAAAGGAGCTTGTGCGAAATTACAGAAGAGATGTCAACGTAAAAGTTGTTGAATCGGATCCCTTTGAAGATTATAATATATATGCTCAATTAAAGTCCTCGCTCAGAAGAGTTCATCAATTACCTTCAGGTGGAGAGATTGTTATAGATAGAACAGAGGCTCTAACAATTATCGACGTAAATTCTGGACACTGCACAAATACTGAAAACCATGAAGAACTATCAAAAAAAATAAATGCTGAAGCAGCAAAAGAGATATGCAGATTGCTAAGATTGAGAAATATTGGTGGAATAATTATAATAGACTTTATAGACATGGAAGATGACCAAAGTAAGGATGAAATTATTAGAGTATTAAAAGATGAAACACTCAAGGATAGAAACAAAATAGAGATATATGGTTTTACACGACTTGGATTACTTGAGATGACAAGGAAAAGAACAAGCAAATCCTTAGATGAACGTTTAAACTCTCTTTGTCCGGTGTGTAATGGTACTGGTTACGTTGTGAATCCAAAAATCGTACTTGAAAAGCTATTAAAAGAAATTAACAAAAAACCTAAAGAGGCAAAAGAAGTAATAATCAAGCTCCATCCATCTTTTAAACAAATTGTCGATAAGGAATTAATAAAGAAAGTTATGAAAGTTACTGTGCACTTACACTTTACACACACAGAACCAGACTCATACGAACTCATTTGGAAGGTCTAA